The nucleotide window ATTGTCAGCATGTCTTTCTCCTGTTCCAATATTTTCATTTGTTATAGCAATTTCGATTCTTTGCCGTATCGATAGTGTTAGCTGCAAAATGAACTGTGTATCTTCTGCCACGATGGTAATATCTGATACTATGGCGGGGATTTATGTTATCTGTCAAGGTACTTCCACTTCGCGCAATATAGATTCAAGTTCATGTATGAAAGATGCTCCGGCCATACATCCAGTAAAAAGAGACATGTCCTGCTTTACGCTATCTGGCAATTCGGCTGTGGCGACAATATCAGAGATCGCCAGCCTTCCTCCCGGTTTCAACACCCGGAATGCCTCACTGAACACTTTTCTTTTTTCAGGGGAAAGGTTGATGACACAATTTGAGATGATGACATCGACTGTCCGGTCTGCTACCGGAAGATTCTCTATCTCTCCCAGGCGAAATTCGACATGATCATATCCGTCGCTCCTCGCGTTCTTGCTGGACTTGCTGG belongs to Candidatus Latescibacterota bacterium and includes:
- a CDS encoding methyltransferase domain-containing protein, which encodes MAQLIGVDMTSKMTSKSSKNARSDGYDHVEFRLGEIENLPVADRTVDVIISNCVINLSPEKRKVFSEAFRVLKPGGRLAISDIVATAELPDSVKQDMSLFTGCMAGASFIHELESILREVEVP